GTAAAAAGAATTGCTTCAGTTACTGAAAAAATAGTTCCTATTATGGCAGTTTTTTATGTTGCAATCTGTCTGTTCATTATTGTGTTAAATATTGGAAATGCAGGTTTGGCATTTAAAGCGATTTTTGTGAATGCTTTTTCGACAAAGGCAGTTTTAGGTGGATTTTTAGGAATGGGAATAAAAAAAGCGATAAGATTTGGAGTGGCAAGAGGGCTATTCTCGAATGAGGCTGGAATGGGGTCAACTCCGCATGCTCACGCAATTGCAAAGGTTAAAAATCCTGAAGATCAAGGGCATGTTGCAATTGTCACAGTTTTTATTGACACTTTTGTAATTTTGACATTATCAGCACTAGTAATTTTGATTGCAGATGGAAAAGCAGATGGAACTGGGATTTCATTGACACAACAGGCATTTCACGCAGTATTGGGGCATTTTGGAGTGATTTTTGTTGCAGTTGCATTATTCTTTTTTGCGTTTTCTACTATAATTGGATGGTATTTCTTTGGGGAAGCCAATGTGAAATATCTGTTTGGTAAAAAAGCTCTTAATATTTATAGAATTTTAGTAATGATTTGCATAATTGCCGGTTCACTTCAAAAAGTTGATTTAGTGTGGGAATTGGCTGATATGTTTAATGGACTTATGGTAATACCGAATTTGATAGCATTGATTGGATTGCATAAACTGGTAGTCGAGGTTACGAAAAAGGATCCGCTTTTAAAAGATTAGATAGTTAACAAAAATACTCAAACTGTAAAAATATATGAAATCTGCAGCTTGAGTATTTTTTATTTGAACTTAAGAATATTTAATTCCAAAAGACTTGACTTTAAGAAATTTTAAACATAATAAAGAAATCTTAGTAAACAAGGAGAATAAATATAAATTAGGCAAGAATTCTATTTTTCAAAAGTATAAATTCCAAGCCTGTTATTAACAATGTAAAAAATCGGAATAAGTAATTTTTTCCAGCCAGGAAGGTGCAGTTTCATTTCATCAGTAAAATTAATAAGTCCAGTTTGCTTTAATTTTGGATTTAATTTTACAACTTCACTTCCGTCCTTTACTCCCCATTTAAAAGTTGCTTTCATATTTTTTAGTACGTCGTGATGTTTTGTTGCTTTTGCTGTTCCTTTATAAAGCAAGTCAAATTGAGCTTCAAAAGAATTAAAACTGTCAGTCAGCATTTCCAAAAACTCTTTAATCTGTTTTTCTTCAAAATACATGAGAACACCTTCTGAAATAATAAGAAGCTTTTTACCATTTAACTTAATTTCCTTAATCCAGCTCGGATCAAATGCCGATTTTGGAATGTCAGTAACTCTTTCATTAGGCTCAAAGAATAATTTTCTTTCTTCAATCACTTCAGGCAAGTCAAGGTTATACCATCGTATTTTTCCGTTGTCAACTCTTAAAAATCATGTATCAAGACCACTTCCTATAGATACAATTACACAATCTGGATACTTTTCCATAAATTTTCTTACTTGATTATCCATTACTTTTGCACGTGACAGAATTCCATAGTATGAAGCCCACGCCTTTTCAAATTTTGAAAAATCATAATCTAACTGTGAAAAAATCTCGAAAGATTTTTTGTCATTTAAAATTGGATTTTTGCTTTTAGCATCTTTTGCACGTGCATATAAGGTAACAAGCATAGTTTCAGAAACATTGTCAAGTTCTATTCCCATAACACGTTCCTCCTTATCACAAAAAAATTTGATTATCAAACTATCTAATAGAATTATACCCGCATTTATTCAAAATGCAAGTTTTATTTAAAAAATAAAAATAGTTATTAATCTGTTAAAATCATATAAATTTGGTATTTGAGACCAATAATTATAATCGTAAGCCTATTTATATAAAGGAAAACTGATTGAAAAATAGCCTGAATTATGGTAAAATTTAGTTATATTTTTATTGAGGGAAATTGATAAATTTGGAGATTTATAAATGGTAAAAAATAAGGACAGATTTTTTAATTTTGATATTTTAAAATGTATTACAATTAGTATGGTTTTATTTATTCATATTGTTGCAAGCGAGCTATATAATTATGGTAAAATATCTGGAAATAGATGGATGATGGCAAATATTATAGATTCATTTAGCAGAATGTGTGTACCGATATTTGTTATGGTTAGTGGATTTTTTCTGTTGAGAAAAGACGAGAATGTGAAAATATTTTTTAAAAAAAGATTTGCAAAAATTTTGCCTAAGTTTTTTGTATATTCTGTTATTTTTTTTATATTTACAATAATTTTTAAAGATGTTAAGGATAATGAATTATTTTCAGTTTTTTTTAGAAAATCAACTTATAAGACCATAATTTCG
The nucleotide sequence above comes from Leptotrichia hongkongensis. Encoded proteins:
- a CDS encoding alanine/glycine:cation symporter family protein, with protein sequence MLKIIENFNEFFWNVILIVLLVGTGIFYTLRLRFIQIREFKSGLKQLTSGFDLSGEKADNNGMSSFQALATAIAAQVGTGNLAGAATAIVSGGPGAIFWMWVSAFFGMATIYSEAVLSQIFKQKKDGEMTGGPAYYIETLFKGGKAAKFLAGFFAVSCILALGFMGNAVQANSVGDAFHNAFHVPKVITGIFLAILSGFIFFGGVKRIASVTEKIVPIMAVFYVAICLFIIVLNIGNAGLAFKAIFVNAFSTKAVLGGFLGMGIKKAIRFGVARGLFSNEAGMGSTPHAHAIAKVKNPEDQGHVAIVTVFIDTFVILTLSALVILIADGKADGTGISLTQQAFHAVLGHFGVIFVAVALFFFAFSTIIGWYFFGEANVKYLFGKKALNIYRILVMICIIAGSLQKVDLVWELADMFNGLMVIPNLIALIGLHKLVVEVTKKDPLLKD